One genomic window of Arvicanthis niloticus isolate mArvNil1 chromosome 24, mArvNil1.pat.X, whole genome shotgun sequence includes the following:
- the LOC143437528 gene encoding uncharacterized protein LOC143437528 isoform X1, with protein MTESKISFEDVAVDFSWDEWQLLSPTQKSLYRHVMLENCSSLVFLGNQTIKPDVAFKLDQQESWIMDEEILSQNFLEIWLDSYSELWPQDKQDKLIKRMERGNGDNVLEEICQPRTNSVYLEMRFHICGTCEKSLKNPLNFFILKSNCGRKKSKVSKKLLFYLKFDRPYSKRKSHDCNKYRKASSNESQLVKNQMTHPGIFLCMECGRIFNKKSQLIVHQRNHTGEKPCQCTGCGKTFAQKSLLAVHQKTHSVEEPDGCDEHQKDFSGKSLVIQQQRTHTGQKPCTRGKAYSGKPQQNRQEIIHTVNKPYRCSDCGKAFSQKLKFIIHQRTHTGEKPYKCSECRKTFIWNSQLITHRRSHREKKPYVCSECKKAFRRNSLLIRHQRIHTGEKPHRSRECGETFIRKPQLAKHLMTHTGEKNCQCYDCGEAFFKKSQLLTHQKSHLVEKPHRFAEYGKTFPEKSQLLTHQKSHLVEKPHRCAECGKTFPGRSSLLTHQRTHTGEKPYKCNECGRAFSQRSSVVSHQRTHTGEKPYKCGECGKAFTEKSSLLHHKRTHTGEKPFECSDCGKAFAWKPQLLRHQRIHMGEKPFECSECGKAFVQKVQLIKHQRHHTGEKTYKCSGCEKAFFEKTQLMIHQKIHTGERPYTCCQCGKSFTRKSHLMRHEPIHTRDKCYRCSQCGSIFNNKSHLIKHQKDHIIKAI; from the exons ATGACAGAATCAAAG ATATCATTTGAGGATGTGGCTGTAGACTTCTCCTGGGATGAATGGCAGCTGCTCAGCCCCACTCAAAAGAGTTTATACCGACACGTGATGTTGGAGAACTGCAGCAGCCTTGTCTTCTTGG GTAATCAAACCATCAAACCTGATGTAGCTTTCAAGCTAGACCAGCAAGAGTCATGGATTATGGATGAAGAAATCCTAAGTCAAAACTTTTTAG aaatctGGCTAGACAGTTATTCTGAACTATGGCCTCAAGATAAACAAGACAAGCTTATTAAAAGAATGGAGAGAGGCAATGGAGATAATGTTTTAGAGGAAATATGTCAGCCAAGAACGAACTCTGTTTATTTAGAAATGAGATTCCATATATGTGGTACATGTGAAAAGAGTCTTAAaaatcctttaaatttttttattctaaaaagtaactgtggaagaaaaaaaagtaaagtcagtaaaaaattattattttatctaaaatttGACAGACCCTACAGTAAAAGAAAATCCCATGATTGTAATAAGTATAGAAAAGCAAGCAGTAATGAGTCACAGCTCGTTAAAAATCAAATGACACATCCAGGAATCTTTTTATGTATGGAATGTGGTAGAATCTTTAACAAGAAATCACAGCTTATTGTACATCAGAGAAAtcatacaggagagaagccctgtcaGTGCACTGGATGTGGAAAAACTTTTGCACAAAAGTCCTTGCTTGCTGTTCACCAAAAGACTCACTCAGTAGAAGAACCAGATGGTTGTGATGAACATCAGAAGGATTTCAGTGGGAAGTCCCTGGTCATTCAGCAACAGAGAACTCATACTGGACAGAAGCCCTGTACACGTGGAAAAGCCTACAGTGGGAAACCACAGCAAAACAGGCAGGAGATCATTCACACAGTAAATAAGCCTTATCGTTGTAGTGACTGTGGGAAAGCTTTCTCTCAGAAATTGAAATTTATCATTCatcaaagaacacatacaggagaaaaaccctaTAAATGTAGTGAGTGTAGGAAAACTTTCATTTGGAATTCACAACTTATTACTCATCGGAGGTCACATAGAGAGAAGAAACCTTATGTATGTAGTGAATGTAAAAAAGCCTTCAGGAGGAACTCACTTCTCATTAGGCATCAAAGaattcacacaggagagaaaccacaCAGAAGCAGGGAATGTGGTGAGACCTTCATCAGAAAGCCCCAACTTGCTAAACATCTCATGACCCATACAGGAGAGAAGAACTGTCAGTGTTATGACTGTGGAGAAGCCTTTTTCAAGAAGTCACAGCTCCTGACACATCAAAAAAGTCACTTAGTAGAGAAACCACATAGGTTTGCTGAGTATGGAAAAACATTCCCTGAAAAGTCACAGCTTTTGACACATCAAAAAAGTCACTTAGTAGAGAAACCACATAGGTGTGCTGAATGTGGAAAAACATTCCCTGGAAGGTCATCGCTCCTGACACATCAGAGAACTCACACTGgggagaaaccttacaaatgcaatGAGTGTGGAAGGGCCTTTTCCCAGAGGTCAAGCGTAGTATCGCACCAGAGAACACATACGGGtgagaaaccctacaaatgcggtgagtgtgggaaagccttcactGAGAAGTCAAGCCTCCTTCACCACAAGAGAACCCACACTGGGGAAAAACCCTTTGAATGCAGTGACTGTGGGAAAGCCTTTGCATGGAAGCCACAGCTCCTTCGGCATCAGAGGATTCACATGGGGGAGAAACCCTTTGAATGCAGTGAGTGTGGGAAAGCATTTGTTCAAAAGGTGCAACTCATTAAACATCAGAGACATCATACAGGAGAGAAGACCTATAAATGCAGTGGTTGTGAAAAAGCTTTTTTTGAGAAGACACAGCTGATGATCCATCAGAAGATCCATACGGGAGAGAGGCCTTATACTTGTTGTCAGTGTGGGAAATCTTTCACGAGGAAATCACATCTAATGAGGCATGAGCCAATTCATACAAGAGATAAGTGCTATAGGTGCAGTCAGTGTGGCAGTATCTTCAACAACAAGTCACACCTTATcaaacatcaaaaagatcatATAATAAAGGCCATATAA
- the LOC143437528 gene encoding uncharacterized protein LOC143437528 isoform X2, with protein sequence MDEEILSQNFLEIWLDSYSELWPQDKQDKLIKRMERGNGDNVLEEICQPRTNSVYLEMRFHICGTCEKSLKNPLNFFILKSNCGRKKSKVSKKLLFYLKFDRPYSKRKSHDCNKYRKASSNESQLVKNQMTHPGIFLCMECGRIFNKKSQLIVHQRNHTGEKPCQCTGCGKTFAQKSLLAVHQKTHSVEEPDGCDEHQKDFSGKSLVIQQQRTHTGQKPCTRGKAYSGKPQQNRQEIIHTVNKPYRCSDCGKAFSQKLKFIIHQRTHTGEKPYKCSECRKTFIWNSQLITHRRSHREKKPYVCSECKKAFRRNSLLIRHQRIHTGEKPHRSRECGETFIRKPQLAKHLMTHTGEKNCQCYDCGEAFFKKSQLLTHQKSHLVEKPHRFAEYGKTFPEKSQLLTHQKSHLVEKPHRCAECGKTFPGRSSLLTHQRTHTGEKPYKCNECGRAFSQRSSVVSHQRTHTGEKPYKCGECGKAFTEKSSLLHHKRTHTGEKPFECSDCGKAFAWKPQLLRHQRIHMGEKPFECSECGKAFVQKVQLIKHQRHHTGEKTYKCSGCEKAFFEKTQLMIHQKIHTGERPYTCCQCGKSFTRKSHLMRHEPIHTRDKCYRCSQCGSIFNNKSHLIKHQKDHIIKAI encoded by the exons ATGGATGAAGAAATCCTAAGTCAAAACTTTTTAG aaatctGGCTAGACAGTTATTCTGAACTATGGCCTCAAGATAAACAAGACAAGCTTATTAAAAGAATGGAGAGAGGCAATGGAGATAATGTTTTAGAGGAAATATGTCAGCCAAGAACGAACTCTGTTTATTTAGAAATGAGATTCCATATATGTGGTACATGTGAAAAGAGTCTTAAaaatcctttaaatttttttattctaaaaagtaactgtggaagaaaaaaaagtaaagtcagtaaaaaattattattttatctaaaatttGACAGACCCTACAGTAAAAGAAAATCCCATGATTGTAATAAGTATAGAAAAGCAAGCAGTAATGAGTCACAGCTCGTTAAAAATCAAATGACACATCCAGGAATCTTTTTATGTATGGAATGTGGTAGAATCTTTAACAAGAAATCACAGCTTATTGTACATCAGAGAAAtcatacaggagagaagccctgtcaGTGCACTGGATGTGGAAAAACTTTTGCACAAAAGTCCTTGCTTGCTGTTCACCAAAAGACTCACTCAGTAGAAGAACCAGATGGTTGTGATGAACATCAGAAGGATTTCAGTGGGAAGTCCCTGGTCATTCAGCAACAGAGAACTCATACTGGACAGAAGCCCTGTACACGTGGAAAAGCCTACAGTGGGAAACCACAGCAAAACAGGCAGGAGATCATTCACACAGTAAATAAGCCTTATCGTTGTAGTGACTGTGGGAAAGCTTTCTCTCAGAAATTGAAATTTATCATTCatcaaagaacacatacaggagaaaaaccctaTAAATGTAGTGAGTGTAGGAAAACTTTCATTTGGAATTCACAACTTATTACTCATCGGAGGTCACATAGAGAGAAGAAACCTTATGTATGTAGTGAATGTAAAAAAGCCTTCAGGAGGAACTCACTTCTCATTAGGCATCAAAGaattcacacaggagagaaaccacaCAGAAGCAGGGAATGTGGTGAGACCTTCATCAGAAAGCCCCAACTTGCTAAACATCTCATGACCCATACAGGAGAGAAGAACTGTCAGTGTTATGACTGTGGAGAAGCCTTTTTCAAGAAGTCACAGCTCCTGACACATCAAAAAAGTCACTTAGTAGAGAAACCACATAGGTTTGCTGAGTATGGAAAAACATTCCCTGAAAAGTCACAGCTTTTGACACATCAAAAAAGTCACTTAGTAGAGAAACCACATAGGTGTGCTGAATGTGGAAAAACATTCCCTGGAAGGTCATCGCTCCTGACACATCAGAGAACTCACACTGgggagaaaccttacaaatgcaatGAGTGTGGAAGGGCCTTTTCCCAGAGGTCAAGCGTAGTATCGCACCAGAGAACACATACGGGtgagaaaccctacaaatgcggtgagtgtgggaaagccttcactGAGAAGTCAAGCCTCCTTCACCACAAGAGAACCCACACTGGGGAAAAACCCTTTGAATGCAGTGACTGTGGGAAAGCCTTTGCATGGAAGCCACAGCTCCTTCGGCATCAGAGGATTCACATGGGGGAGAAACCCTTTGAATGCAGTGAGTGTGGGAAAGCATTTGTTCAAAAGGTGCAACTCATTAAACATCAGAGACATCATACAGGAGAGAAGACCTATAAATGCAGTGGTTGTGAAAAAGCTTTTTTTGAGAAGACACAGCTGATGATCCATCAGAAGATCCATACGGGAGAGAGGCCTTATACTTGTTGTCAGTGTGGGAAATCTTTCACGAGGAAATCACATCTAATGAGGCATGAGCCAATTCATACAAGAGATAAGTGCTATAGGTGCAGTCAGTGTGGCAGTATCTTCAACAACAAGTCACACCTTATcaaacatcaaaaagatcatATAATAAAGGCCATATAA